In Dehalococcoidia bacterium, the sequence GTGTACCCACCACCGTACCGCGGCGGGTTCCGCCTTCAGCAATACGATCTCCTGGTGATGCGCGGCCGCAGCAGATTGGCCGCGAGGGTCTTGCGCACCGCGGCCGCAGCCGCGGCGGTCTCAACTCCCGCACTGTTGTACAGGACTCGCGCGCAGCGGTCAATGCGGGTGAGCGCCGGAAGCGCTCGGGCCGAGGCGGAGATCCGCGCTACGGCGGCGGTGAGCTTGCGCCGTCGTCGCTGCGCTCGACCTCCACGGTCACCTCGCCCGCGGCGACGGCGATCGCCCCGATGGCGGCCAGCACCGGCGCGACGATGATGGCCGCGACGCCGATGGTGACCGGCACTTCCATCAGGATGTGCCCGTCGTGCTTGAGGATGATGCGGCGCACATTGCCCTCGTGAATCAGGCGCCGCACCCGTTCGACCAGCTCGTCGCCCCTGGCGCGAAAGGTCTCTCTGCGCAATGTCATCGGTTGCTCTCCGGTTGCAATTCCCGATCGTGGTGTCGGCGCACGCTGCCCGGGCGACATGGGCCGATCGGCTCGATTTCGCCGGTCCAGCAGCCGTGCGGCCATGGACGCCCCGTGGCGGCGCTCGCGCTACCCGGCGGCCGTCAGCGGGGGCAGCGGGTCGAACTCGATCCGGCGCTGCTCCACGAATGACCGGCGCGCGCACAGCGCAATTTGCAGCGCCCGACGCGCGTCTTCCACGCCGGGCCGCGGCGCCCGTCCCGATCGCAGCGCATCGACGAACGCCTGCAGCTCATCGCGGAAGGCCTCCGCAAAGCGCATTCCGAAACCGCTTACTAACTCTCGGCCGGCACGGCCGCCCGACAGGGTGAGCAACGGCTGCCGCCGCGTGCCGCCGAGGCGCAGCGTGCCTTCGGTTCCCTGCACCTCGGCAAAGACATCCTCGCCGTAGCCCGCAAAGCGATTCCACTCGCACACGCCCAACGCGCCGTCCGCAAAGTCGAGCAACGTGACGCAGGTGTCGAGGTCGTCGATCGCCGCCAGTTCCGGGTAGGCCAGGTTGGCGCCGTGCGCCAGCACCCGCACCGCTTCGTTGCCCGCGGCGCCGCCGAGCAGGAAGCGCGCGGCGTCAAAATCGTGGATCGCGGCGTCGAGGAAGATGCCGCCGCCGCTGGCCGGGTCATGATAGGCGATCGGCGCCGGCGCCGGATCACGGCCGATCGCGCGGAAAAGACGCGGCCTGCCGATCGCCCCCGCCTCGATCTGCTGCCGCGCCAGCAGATACGCCGCGTCCCAGCGCCGCTGGAAGCCGATCTGGAAGGCAACGCCAGCCTCTACGACCTCCCGCAGCGCCCCATCGCTCGCCGCCTGCGTCAGCGCCACGGGCTTTTCGGCGAAGACCGCCTTCCCGGCTCGCGCCGCAGCGGCGATCAGCTCCGGATGCGAGGCGGTGGTGGTCGCGATGACCACGACCTCGACATCGTCGCGGGCGAACACAGCTTCGGGCGCCGTGCAGGCCGCGACGCGCAGCTCTGCGGCGACCCGCTCGCAAGCCGCGGCATCCACATCGCAGACGGTCAGCAGCCGCGCCCCGTGCACCGCCCGCGCCAGGTTCGCCGCGTGCACCCGGCCGATGCGGCCGAGGCCGATCACCGCGCAGCCGATCTCATCCGTCCCGCCCATCCGCTCTCCCGACACGTGCAGCGTAGTACGGTACAGTCTGAGCGAATGCGCTGCCGGATACCAGCACGAACCGCGCGGCAGAACGGATGGAGGTAAGCGGCAGGATGCGCGATTCCATGGATGCGCCGCCCGATGGGACGGCCGGCCCGGAGGCGGTCTGGGCCGGCGGCAAGCCCGTTTCGGCGGAGTGGCTGGCGCGCTGGCGGGCCGAGCCGCTGCACAAGTTCCTCGACCTCGCGCTGGAAGCGCAGCGCGACGGCTACTGCCGCATCGTGCTGCGCATGGGTCCACAGACGCGCGGCGGCGTGGGCGGCTCGGTGCACGGCGGCATCATCGCCACGCTGGTCGACATCGTCACGATCGGCGCCGTCGCTTCGGCGATCGAGCCGCACGACGTGATGAACGGCACGGCTGAGCTGAACATCAGCTATCTGCGCCCGGCGTTGGGGGCGCAGGTGGTGGCCGAAGGCCGTGTGCTCAAGAAAGGGCGCAGCCTCGCGGTGGTGGACGCCGAGTGCTCGGACGGCGCCGGCCGGCTGTTCGCCAAGGGCCGCGCCCAGTACGCGCTCCGTCAGCGCGAGCCCCCACCCCCCGGTTCATCCGGTGGCCCCCGATAAGCGGGGGAAGAGCGGATCGCAACGCCGCAGATTCGGGCTGAAGGCGTTGCAGTCTGCTCCGGTGTGGGCGTTGCGCATCACGTGCGACCTTGTGCGTGCACGGTTCGCCGCTCCGCGGAGTCTCCCCTGCCCGGTCGTTTGCAGCGCCCGGCGGATCTTCCGAGCACCGATTCGTGCGACCGAGGGCAGTTTGCGGGAGCGACGGTCGCCCGTTTCAGCCCGCCGCGCAGAGGCGCTGGTAGAGCTGCAGCGTGATCTGTACGTCCCCGGCGGCGCGGTGCCGCGTAACGTTGTCCAGGGAGATGCCGAGGGCCATGCAGCAGCGGTCGAGGGCATAGCGCAGTCCGGGAGCCGGCCGGTCCAGCGTTTCGCAGGCGAAGGTCCAATGGTCCTGGCCGGGGCGCGGCTTCAGGGCGAGCCTCTGCGCCTTGTACAACGCCGCCGTGTCGCGGTAGCGGCCGCGCGACGGCGCCACGAGACCGGCGCGGCGGCAGGCCGACTCCAGAAAGAAGGCGTCGAAGCGCACGACATTGTGCCCGACCAGCGGCAAGTCGCCGCAGTCGGCGAAGAACTGGCCGAGCACCACAGCCAGGGCGAGCGCCTCCCGTGCCAACAGCTCATCCGAGATGCCCGTGAGCGCCTGCACCGCGCCCGGCAGCGGCACCGGAATCTGTGCGAGCAGGGAGCGCAGCGGCCCGGGCGTGCCGTCGCGCACCACGCACCAGCCGATCTCGATCACGTGATCGGTTGCGGGGCGCAGGCCCGTGGTCTCGAGGTCGAACACCACGTAGTTGAGCGCGTCGCCGTCCCGCTGAGTGGCGGGCGTGGACGCGATCGTCCCGTGCATCTCGCTGAGCCTGGCTGACATGGCGCCCTCCGCCGGCCGACCACCCGGTTTCCTGACTGTTATAGCATAACACCCTGTGCGGTGCCAGCCGCTAATGCAGCGCTCCACCGGCCGACAGCCGCTCCAGCGTCTCCGACGGAATGCCAAGCAGCCCGCCGAACACGGCCGCGTTGTCCTCGCCGAGGCGTGGCGCCGGACGGCGCACGGGCAGCGGGTCCGGGCCAAAGCGGTAGGGCGCGCTGTACACAGGCAGCGTTGCCCAGCCGGGATGCTCGACCGGATGGAAGAAGCGGCGGGCCCGCAGGTGTTCATCTTCGAGGAGATCGCCGGCGTGCTGAGAGCGCATTGCCGGCACGCCCGCCGCCTGCAGCCGCGCCGCGAGTTCCGCCGCGTCCTGGTCCGCCGTCCATGCTGCGATCCGCAGGTCGATCGCTTCACGGCGGTCCAGTCTGCCCGCGACGCTGGCGAGCATCGCAGCTTGCGACCACTCCGGCGCGTCCATCTCCTGCGCCAATGCCTGCCACTCTGTGTCGGATGTGACAGCGACGGCGAGCCAGCGGCCTTCGCGACATGGGAAGACGTTGTGGGGCGCCCAGCGGCGGTCGGCGTTGCCGAGGCGAGGCGGGTCCACGCCGTGTTCCGCCAGCAGAGCGTATCCCTCGGTCAGCGCGAACAGCAGTCCCTCGGCCTCCGAGAGGTCGATGTGCTGGCCGCGGCCGCTGAGGCCGCGATGGCGCAGCGCCGCCAGCACGGCCACGGCGCCGAGCAGGCCGCCGATCGGGTCCGCGTAGGGCAGGCCGAGCGCTTCCGGCGGCCCGGCGGCGTACCCGGTCAACTCGGCCAGGCCGGAGAAGGCTTCCATCGTGTAGCCGTACGCGACATAATCCCGCTCCGGGCCGGTCTGGCCGAAGCCGGAGAGGCTGATCATGACCAGCTCGGGTCGCAGGGCGCGTAACGTCTCGTAGCCGAGACCCAGCCGCTCCATCACGCCCGGCGCGTAGTTTTCCACGACGACATCGCTGACGCTCACCAGCTCGCGCGCCAGCGCCAGTCCCTCGGCGCTGCGCAGGTTGAGCGTGATGCCGGCCTTGCCGCGGTTGAAGGCGGCGAAGCGCAGGCTCTTGTCGGGGTCGATCGGCGCGCCGCGCGGGAACGGCCCCACGCCGCGAGCAGAGTCGATCCGCTCGCGCGTCTCAATCTTGATCACCTCGGCGCCGAGGTCGGCAAGCTGCAGGGCGCAGTGCGGCCCCGCCCATGCCCAGGAGAAATCGGCGACGCGAATGCCTGTCAAGGGCGCAGGTTTTAGGGCGTAGGGCGTAGGAGGCGTGCCGGATTCAGCCGAGGCCGCGGGCTGTGCCTCGCTGTTACCCCTCTCGGCGAGGACTTCGGCCGTGTGCCGGCCGAGGCGCGGCGCCGGCCGTGTCAGCCGCCAGGCCGTCTCGCCGCTTCGGAAAGGGGCGCCGGGCAGCAGGCGCGAGCCGCCGTCCGGCCAGGGCACGGCGACGAACGCCTGGCGCGCGACAAATTGCGGCTGGCTCTGCGCTTGCGAGGGGCGGTTGACCGGGGCGAAGGGCAGGCGCAGGCGCTGGCCGGCATGATAGACCTCCTGTTTGGAGTGGCCAGCCGCCCACGCTGCCGCGCGAGCCTCGATCTCCTCGCGGCTCGCCAGCCGTGCCCGGCGATCCGGAACCATCACCAGCGCCTCGGCCCCGATCAGCTCGCCCAGCTTCTGCCAATGCTGCTCGGTCACGGCCATCAGCCGCGCCAGGCCGTCCGCGGCTGGGGTGAAGCCGGCGAAGACGATTGTCGGCGAGAAGCGATCGCGCACTTTGCCGGTGATCACGACTTCCGGCAGGCTGGAGTGCAGGATCGAGGCCACGCACTCCTGCGTCGAAACGTCGATCGCGGCGCCGGCCTGCATGGACGGCTCACCTCGCTCGCGGCCGAACAGCGCCGCGACCAGTGCGACCGCCGCGTGCAGCGCCGCCAGCACTTCGGCCTGGCGCGGAGCGGGACGCAGCGGCGGCTTCGCCGGGTCGTCCACCCAGTCCGGCACGATCGCGGCCAGCCCGCCGGCGTGGATGCCGATCAGGTCTTCGCCTTTCCACAGCCGCCGCGGCCCGCTTTGGCCGAAGGGCGAAAGCGAGACCACGATCAGGCCTGGCCGCAGGCGCTGCAGCCGCTCGACGCCGAACCCGGCTACGTCGAGAAAGCCGGGAGGGTGGTTCTCGATCAGTGCGTCGGCCCCGGCGATAAGCCGCTCGATCTGTGCGCGGCCCGCCACCGTCGTCGCATCGGCGACCACGCTGCGCTTGTTGAAGTTGAGCGCGGGAAAGAGCGGATCGCCGCGCAGCCAGTCGCCGGCAGGAGGTTCCAGCTTCACCACGTCGGCGCCGAGGTCTCCGAGCAGCCGGGCGCAGAGCGGCGCGGCGAAGCCTTCGCCCCACTCGACGATGCGCAGCTCGCGCAGGGCGCCCTCCGATTCAGGCATGGGTGCGGCTCGGCGGCGCGGAGACGTGGGTGAGCACGGTGTCTTGCTGGCCTCAAGGTGTGGTGCGGCGCCGCCGCCATCGTAGCGCGGCGCGGCCGCCCACGCCCCTGCGGATTGCCGGCTGTGACACAATGCGAGGAACCAGGCAGCGCGGGGACGGAGGCGCAGCGATGGCGAGTCAAGGCAAGCGGCCGATCATTGCGATCACGATCGGCGATCCGGCCGGCATCGGCCCCGAGGTCACGGCGGGCGCCCTGGCGCACGGCCGGCTCGACGAGGTCTGCCGGCCGCTGCTGCTGGGCGACGCCGGCGTGCTGCGGCAAGCGGCGCGCTGCATGGGTGTCGAGCTCAAGCTGGTGCCCGTCGCCTCGCCTGCCGACGCAACGTTCGCGCCGGACGAGGTTTCCATGCTCGACCTGGCGAACGTCGATCTTGGCGTCCTGCGCATGGGCGAGATCCAGGGCGCCTGCGGGCAGGCTGCCTACGGCTATATTCGCAAGAGCATCGAGCTGGCGCTGGCGGGCGAAGTCGACGCCGTTGCCACCGCGCCGATCAACAAGGAGGCGCTGCGCGCCGGCGGCGTGCCCTACCTCGACCATACCGCGATGTACGCCGACCTCACGCACAGCCTCAACCCGATGACGATGTTCACCGTGGGAACGCTGCGCATCTTTTTCGCCACGCGCCATGTCTCGCTGCGCACCGCAGTGGATCAGATCGCCCAAGACCTCGTGCTCGAGAACCTGGTCAACGCCGACGAGGCGCTGAAGTCGTACGGCCTTACGGCGCCGCGCATCGCTCTGGCCGCGCTGAACCCGCACAACGGCGAAGGCGGCCTCTTCGGCGACACGGAGTCACGCGAGCTGCGCCCCGCCGTCGAGGCGGCGCGGGCGCGTGGCATTAACGCCAGCGGGCCATATCCGGCGGACTCGGTCTTTCACATGGCGATGCAAGGCGGCGCCGACGCGGTGCTCTCGCTCTTCCATGACCAGGGCCACATCGCCGCCAAGAGCATCGACTTCGAGAAGACGATCGCGATCACGACCGGCCTGCCCTTCGTGCGCGCCAGCGTGGACCACGGCACCGCCTTCGACATCGCCGGCACGGGCAAGGCGAGCTGGGTGAGCATGGCCGAGGCCGTGCGCGTCGGCGCCGAGTACGCCCGCCTCTTCCGCGAGACCAGGGAGGGGCAGGCAGCCCAGACGTGATCGGTGCGGCTTAGCCGAGCGCGATGGCTCGGACGCTGGTCAAATCTCGCTCAGCGCAACGAGCCGCTGGCCATCAGCCGGTCGAGGTCTTCGAGCATGGCGCGCGGGCCGGGCTGCTGGAAGTGCTCCCGCGCCGGGGCCAGCAGGGCGATCAACGCCTCCGAGACGCCGGCCTTCAGGTCCATCGGGTGCAGGGCGCCGGTGCTGTACGCTTCGGCCAATTCCTCGAAGCTTGTGAAGGTGACCGAGCCGCCGTTTTCCGGCGTGCGCGGAATGTGCAGCGCCGCGCCCGGTTCGTTGAAGATCAGGTAGCGCGCCCAGTCGAGGATCGGATTGAAGGCGACTTCGTTCGGCGGGCAGAACGCCTTGCGGATCTTCTGGCGAATCTCGTCTTCGCTGTCGTGGATGAAGATGGCCGAGGACGGATCGGACTTGCTCATCTTCATCGAGGCGGCGAAGTCGTGCACGTTGTCCGTCGGCGGCGGCCAGACGGCCGGCTTGCGCAGGCCCATCAGCAGGTGATGGTGGATGGCGATCGGCTTGATCTGCTGGCCCGC encodes:
- a CDS encoding DUF4342 domain-containing protein: MTLRRETFRARGDELVERVRRLIHEGNVRRIILKHDGHILMEVPVTIGVAAIIVAPVLAAIGAIAVAAGEVTVEVERSDDGASSPPP
- a CDS encoding CoA transferase, which encodes MPESEGALRELRIVEWGEGFAAPLCARLLGDLGADVVKLEPPAGDWLRGDPLFPALNFNKRSVVADATTVAGRAQIERLIAGADALIENHPPGFLDVAGFGVERLQRLRPGLIVVSLSPFGQSGPRRLWKGEDLIGIHAGGLAAIVPDWVDDPAKPPLRPAPRQAEVLAALHAAVALVAALFGRERGEPSMQAGAAIDVSTQECVASILHSSLPEVVITGKVRDRFSPTIVFAGFTPAADGLARLMAVTEQHWQKLGELIGAEALVMVPDRRARLASREEIEARAAAWAAGHSKQEVYHAGQRLRLPFAPVNRPSQAQSQPQFVARQAFVAVPWPDGGSRLLPGAPFRSGETAWRLTRPAPRLGRHTAEVLAERGNSEAQPAASAESGTPPTPYALKPAPLTGIRVADFSWAWAGPHCALQLADLGAEVIKIETRERIDSARGVGPFPRGAPIDPDKSLRFAAFNRGKAGITLNLRSAEGLALARELVSVSDVVVENYAPGVMERLGLGYETLRALRPELVMISLSGFGQTGPERDYVAYGYTMEAFSGLAELTGYAAGPPEALGLPYADPIGGLLGAVAVLAALRHRGLSGRGQHIDLSEAEGLLFALTEGYALLAEHGVDPPRLGNADRRWAPHNVFPCREGRWLAVAVTSDTEWQALAQEMDAPEWSQAAMLASVAGRLDRREAIDLRIAAWTADQDAAELAARLQAAGVPAMRSQHAGDLLEDEHLRARRFFHPVEHPGWATLPVYSAPYRFGPDPLPVRRPAPRLGEDNAAVFGGLLGIPSETLERLSAGGALH
- a CDS encoding Gfo/Idh/MocA family oxidoreductase, with translation MGGTDEIGCAVIGLGRIGRVHAANLARAVHGARLLTVCDVDAAACERVAAELRVAACTAPEAVFARDDVEVVVIATTTASHPELIAAAARAGKAVFAEKPVALTQAASDGALREVVEAGVAFQIGFQRRWDAAYLLARQQIEAGAIGRPRLFRAIGRDPAPAPIAYHDPASGGGIFLDAAIHDFDAARFLLGGAAGNEAVRVLAHGANLAYPELAAIDDLDTCVTLLDFADGALGVCEWNRFAGYGEDVFAEVQGTEGTLRLGGTRRQPLLTLSGGRAGRELVSGFGMRFAEAFRDELQAFVDALRSGRAPRPGVEDARRALQIALCARRSFVEQRRIEFDPLPPLTAAG
- the pdxA gene encoding 4-hydroxythreonine-4-phosphate dehydrogenase PdxA; amino-acid sequence: MASQGKRPIIAITIGDPAGIGPEVTAGALAHGRLDEVCRPLLLGDAGVLRQAARCMGVELKLVPVASPADATFAPDEVSMLDLANVDLGVLRMGEIQGACGQAAYGYIRKSIELALAGEVDAVATAPINKEALRAGGVPYLDHTAMYADLTHSLNPMTMFTVGTLRIFFATRHVSLRTAVDQIAQDLVLENLVNADEALKSYGLTAPRIALAALNPHNGEGGLFGDTESRELRPAVEAARARGINASGPYPADSVFHMAMQGGADAVLSLFHDQGHIAAKSIDFEKTIAITTGLPFVRASVDHGTAFDIAGTGKASWVSMAEAVRVGAEYARLFRETREGQAAQT
- a CDS encoding 3'-5' exonuclease, whose amino-acid sequence is MSARLSEMHGTIASTPATQRDGDALNYVVFDLETTGLRPATDHVIEIGWCVVRDGTPGPLRSLLAQIPVPLPGAVQALTGISDELLAREALALAVVLGQFFADCGDLPLVGHNVVRFDAFFLESACRRAGLVAPSRGRYRDTAALYKAQRLALKPRPGQDHWTFACETLDRPAPGLRYALDRCCMALGISLDNVTRHRAAGDVQITLQLYQRLCAAG
- a CDS encoding PaaI family thioesterase, with the protein product MRDSMDAPPDGTAGPEAVWAGGKPVSAEWLARWRAEPLHKFLDLALEAQRDGYCRIVLRMGPQTRGGVGGSVHGGIIATLVDIVTIGAVASAIEPHDVMNGTAELNISYLRPALGAQVVAEGRVLKKGRSLAVVDAECSDGAGRLFAKGRAQYALRQREPPPPGSSGGPR